Proteins encoded together in one Penaeus vannamei isolate JL-2024 chromosome 9, ASM4276789v1, whole genome shotgun sequence window:
- the LOC138862615 gene encoding protein lethal(2)essential for life-like, producing MENKTTTSLAEQKLEAPECKEDSLLPIAEKGLFFHDSFFEDIRKHFETAIDQMLDIWGEAKSVSDLMSSYRRVRDRNMQQENQVMAFSEDDHNHKVVLDVHDFNSGDVKVRVEDNQVVVEGRVEKEEGDFKSMKSFCRRFNFPGKVDMEAVTSAMSSDGVLTVTAPKVPQAA from the exons atggagaaCAAAACTACTACCTCCCTTGCTGAACAGAAACTAGAAGCTCCCGAATGCAAAGAGGATTCACTTCTCCCCATTGCTGAGAAGGGACTCTTCTTCCACGATTCCTTCTTCGAGGATATTCGGAAGCACTTTGAGACAGCCATCGACCAAATGCTGGACATTTGGGGAGAAGCCAAATCCGTGAGTGATCTGATGAGTAGTTACAGACGTGTAAGAGACCGCAATATGCAGCAGGAGAACCAAGTCATGGCCTTCAGCGAAGACGACCACAATCATAAG GTTGTACTGGATGTTCATGACTTCAATAGTGGAGACGTTAAGGTCAGAGTGGAAGATAatcaggtggtggtggaaggtcgagtggaaaaggaagagggcgacTTCAAGTCCATGAAAAGCTTCTGTCGACGTTTCAACTTCCCAGGCAAAGTGGACATGGAGGCCGTGACTTCCGCAATGTCTTCCGATGGCGTGTTGACTGTCACGGCTCCGAAGGTTCCACAGGCAGCATAA
- the LOC138862616 gene encoding protein lethal(2)essential for life-like yields MENKNTNALADQKPEVPTCKGDSLLPIAEKGLFFDDSFFEDIWKHFETAIDQMLDSWGEAKSVSDLMSSYRRVRDRNLQQENQVMAFSEDDRNHKVVLDVHDFKSGDVKVRVEDNQVVVEGRVEKEEGDFKSMKSFCRRFNFPGKVDMEAVTSAMSSDGVLTVTAPKIPQTA; encoded by the exons ATGGAGAACAAAAATACTAACGCCCTTGCTGACCAGAAACCAGAAGTTCCCACATGCAAAGGGGATTCACTTCTCCCCATCGCTGAGAAGGGACTTTTCTTCGACGATTCCTTCTTCGAGGATATTTGGAAGCACTTTGAGACAGCCATCGACCAAATGCTGGATTCTTGGGGAGAAGCCAAATCCGTGAGTGATCTGATGAGTAGCTACAGACGTGTAAGAGACCGCAATTTGCAGCAGGAGAACCAAGTCATGGCCTTCAGCGAAGACGACCGCAATCATAAG GTTGTACTAGATGTTCATGACTTCAAGAGTGGAGACGTCAAGGTCAGAGTGGAAGATAatcaggtggtggtggaaggtcgagtggaaaaggaagagggcgacTTCAAGTCCATGAAAAGCTTCTGTCGACGTTTCAACTTCCCAGGCAAAGTGGACATGGAGGCCGTGACTTCCGCAATGTCTTCCGATGGCGTGTTGACTGTCACGGCTCCGAAGATTCCACAGACAGCATAA